Proteins from a genomic interval of Plasmodium berghei ANKA genome assembly, chromosome: 6:
- a CDS encoding transcription initiation factor IIA subunit 1, putative: MSLLKDQYLEEVNKRIIDSTIKKCSKFYNARILEAIKIRWLKIYEQKLKNMNNSMENTNENIEDKNKNQNNNDFDDDEFEDAEVEEKQIADFSEHVDDENHEELNDLDDVSISDLSDVDPPTNNVIVAISEKISKPCGRRNANNNWKIKLKGGLMKVDGKEMFFRSLQGDLEF; this comes from the exons ATGTCTTTATTAAAAGATCAATATTTAGAAGAGGTTAACAAAAGAATTATTGATAGTaccataaaaaaatgtagtAAATTTTACAATGCTCGAATTCTTGAAGCTATTAAAATACGATggttaaaaatttatgagcaaaaattaaaaaatatgaacaattctatggaaaatacaaatgaaaatattgaggacaaaaataaaaatcaaaacA ATAACGATTTTGACGACGATGAATTTGAAGATGCTGAAGTGgaagaaaaacaaattgCTGATTTTTCTGAACACGTTGATGATGAAAATCATG aaGAATTGAACGATTTAGATGATGTTTCTATAAGTGATCTAAGTGATGTAGACCCTCCAACAAATAATGTTATTGTTGCAATATCAGAAAAG ATATCAAAGCCATGTGGGAGAAGAAATGCTAACAACAACTGGAAAATTAAACTTAAAGGTGGATTAATGAAg gtGGATGGAAAAGAAATGTTTTTTCGAAGTTTACAAGGAGACCTTGAATTTTGa